One Paenibacillus sp. SYP-B4298 genomic window, TGTCCGCATAACCGCGAATAGGCTCGTCGTAGGTGATCGCCGCAGCTATGCCACTCTTCACGCGCTGCTCCATGCCATCCTGTCCGCTGATGAAGCCGCGGGCGGCAGGACTGAAGATGCTGCCCTTGAGCGCATCCCGCAGCCCGTCATTGAACTGGGCGATGCGCGGCAGTACGGCGGCGTAGCGCTGGTTGGCTCCAAGCTCGGGGTGGAGCGTGCTCCCCATAATCCAGCCTTCGCCTGTGATCAGCATGTGCGGATCAATCTGCTCCAGCCGGGCGCGCACAGCATTCATCGTCTCCAGGTCATGCAGCCCCATCAGATCGAAGCGGAAGCCGTCGATATGATATTCCTGCGCCCAGTAGACGACCGACTCGACGATGAACTTGCGCATCATCGCCCGCTCCGATGCCGTCTCATTGCCGCAGCCTGAGCCGTCAGCCAGCTCCTGTCCATGCGGATCGGCATACCGGAAGTAATAGCCTGGCACAAGCTGGGTGAAGTTGCAGCGATACGCATCGTACATATGATTATAGACAACATCCATAATGACGCGCAGACCCTTGGCATGGAGTGCCTGCACGAGCGACTTCAGCTCGCGGATGCGTGTCGCTGGATCATAAGGATCGGTAGCATAGCTTCCCTCTGGGACATTATAGTTCTTCGGATCGTAGCCCCAGTTATAGCTGGCGCGCGGATCGCTCTCGTCGACACTGTCCTCGCTATAGTCAAACACCGGCAATAGCTGCACATGGGTCACGCCGAGCGAGGCGATATGATCGAGTCCGGTCGGGATGCCGTCCGGCCCGCGCGTCCCCGTCTGCGCGGCAGCGGCATAGCTCCCCGGGTGGTCAGCCCCGCTAAGCGGGTGGCTCGTCAGATCGCGCACATGCAGCTCATAGATTACAGCATCCTGCATATGGGCGAATGGGGGGCGTTGATCCTGCTCCCATCCGGTCGGATTCGTCTTGCCCAGATCGATCACGACGCCACGGCGTCCATTGATGGAGACAGCGCGCGCATACGGATCGGTGCCTTCATTCCACTGCTCGCCAACCTTGACACGATAGTTATACTGGCGGCCGTCCAGGTCGTCGCTGACAGCGGTGCGCCATACGCCGCGCTCCTCCCGCATCATCGCTATCGTATGTCCCGCCATGTCATCGTCCCCGTCATACAGAACGACGAAGGCTTCCTCCGCCGTAGGCGCCCATAGCACAAATCGCGTCTGCTGCGGACTGTAGCTGCACCCCAGATCGTCCCCGCTATAAGCATAATGCGCATCGAATGCCGGTGAAAATACGGTGATGCCTGTAGAGGTTCTTCCATAATCGAGCGGGCGCTCCGGTTTCTTTTGTACAGCCATGGCATGCCCTCCGGTCTGATGTAGTGTGTAGTGTGCTGTATTAATTTAAGCAGGAAAGGGGCGTGATGTCCAACAATTGGACGGAAAAATAACCGTGTGGCGATCCAATTGCGAGCAGGAGGACAGCAGCAGACCGGGCAGGCTCTGTTATGATGCAAGCGGGAAGCAGATTGACAACTCAAGTGTATGAAGCATATAATACGCTTGTAGTGTATGAACTACTTAATACATACACTAAGAGGATGTGAGGAAGAGGTATGAAAACAGAGGGTGGCTGGGAGAATGTTGTGTTCAACAGCCGTGATCCGGTGTATTTGCAGGTTGTGCGGCATTTCAAGGAACAGATCGTTACCGGCCGTCTACGCGCCGGGCAAGTCATTCCATCGCGCCGGGAGCTGGGCGCTCTGCTCAAGATTAATCCCAATACGGCGCAGCGAGCGTACAAGGAGATGGAGGAGTGCCAATTGATAGTCACCGAAGGGAATTCGCCTAGCCGGATTACCTCAGAGGAGAACGTATTGCGGGCGATACGCACCGAGCTGCTGAGCGAAGCGGTGGAGGCGTTTGTGAGCTCGGTAGCGAAGATTGACGTTCCGCTTGATGAGCTCGTTGAGCTGGTGAAGAGCAAATATGAGCAGGCGCAGGCTAATCCGCGCACAGCGCCAGTGAACACGGGAGAGGGAGGGAGTCCTCATGATTGAGATCCATCAGCTATGCAAGCACTATCGCAAGCGACCGGTGCTGCAGGAGGTAACATTTACCGTAGAGAAAGGACAGATTACTTGCCTGATCGGCATGAATGGGGCAGGCAAATCAACGATCATGAAGGCAATCGCTGGATTGCTTCCGGTGACGAGCGGACATATCCGAATCGATGGGCAGCCGCTTCACCAATCGACCTATGAGAAGCTTGCCTTCATCCCGGATCATCTGACGATGCCCTCTGGCATGAAGCTGTCGGAGGGGCTGCAATTCATGGCGGATTTCTATGCGAGCTGGGATCGGGAGCGGGCAGGAGAACTGATGCGATTCTTTCGTCTGGAGGATGGAGAGCGGGTCGGCAACTTGTCCAAGGGGACAGCCAGCAAGTACAATCTGGTGCTTGGACTGGGGCAACAGACCGATTATGTGCTTATGGATGAGCCCTTCTCCGGCATCGACCTGTTCAGCCGCGAGCAGATCGCCGAGGTGTTCTCCAGCGAGCTGATCGAGGAGCGGGGCGTGCTGCTGACCACTCATGAGGTAAGCGAGATGGAGTATCTGATTGATAAGGCGGTCATTTTATTGGGAGGCAAGGTACATATGGAGTTGGACTGCGAGCAGATGCGCAGCGAGCAAGGGAAGTCTCTTGTCGATCTGATGAGGGAGGTGTATGCCTCATGAGTTATTATTGGAAGCTGGTTCATATGGAGATACACCGCTTTCGTTATGTTCTTGTCAGTATGATGGGGCTGGTGGCGCTCGTCCAGCTTGGCGCGATAGCCTTATATACGCTGGATGAGGTTGCAATCCGGCAGGAGTATATCCGTCAGCATGGGATGTGGATTCGTCAGGAGCTGTCCTTCCCGCAAGCGATGGTTGACATTCAGCTCTGGCACACGTTGCCGGTGCTGCTGTGTGCCGCTATTCTTGCGCTCTATATGTTTATAATCTGGTACCGCGATTGGTTTGGCGGTCACACCTTCATATATCGGCTGCTCATGCTGCCCACTGCAAGAAGCCAGATCTATTGGGCGAAGCTGACCGCTATCCTCGTCTTTGCGCTGTCCTTGATTGGCTTCCAGGTGCTGCTGATGTGGGTGGAGTATGGGCTGTTTATGGGGATGGTGCCGTCAGAGCTCGTCGCGCCTTCCTATATTGCGGAGGGGATTGAAGTCAACACGGTGCTCAATCTATTGCTGCCGCGGACATTTGAGTATTTTATCTATCGCTTCGGACTAGGCGTCCTGATGCTGTTGATTGTGTTTAACGCGATATTGCTGGAACGAAGCTACCGGAGGCTGATCGGTATCGGCTATGCAGTAGGCTATGTCATCGTCTGCCTGCTGGTAACGTTGCTCCCGTTGTTATTCAAGCGACTGATTCGCTCGGACTATCTGTATCCGGAGGAATTCGTCATGCTGGAGTGGCTGGCCTGCCTGCTCGTTGCTGCCGGATCGGCATGGTTAGGTAGTCGACTGCTGAAGAAGAAAATAACTGTGTAAAGTGACAGATAGATAGGCAGGAATTGGAGAGGAGAGAGGAAGATGAAGCGTTACTTGGGGACATGGTTCCTTGGCGTCTTTGCTGTGGTATCGCTCGGGAGCTATTACCTGTTGGAAGCTTCGGGAGGCCTGCCTGATTTTAAGCTGGAGAAGCTGGAGGGGGCCGCGTCAGAGGAGGAGCGGATGGTGCTTTATGGAAGTTACAGGGGTCTATCAAACCTTAACGGCCTGGGCAACTATAAAAGATTGTCGATTTCCTCACAGGGAACCAATTATTTCTTCCGCAGCTCATTTATTGAAAGAGATACCGTCCAAAATTATGATCAGCTTGACCTTCACGATGATTTGACAGCACTGAAGCATCCATATCGTTCATTTATGAGAGAGAAGAGCAATGCCGAGGGCTTCTACAAGGATGAGCAGCGGCTCATCTATGCAGGTATAGCACTGCGCCAAGCTTCAAGTAAGGAGCAAGACTATGTATTGCAACTGGACATGCTTGACCTGGCGACCGGCGAGAGGAAGCAGTTGGAGCAGCGGTTGGCTGGCGGGCTGGAATACTCCTGGATGAATGTGCGCGATGTGCAGCTTCTGGATGATGAACTACATGTTATGGTGGATAGCCGGGGAAGTCAGGGCAACAGCTTCTATGAGTATATTTTTCATCTCACGGATGGAGCATTGCTCGACCAGCGCAAGCTGGAGTACGCGGAGGAGCTGCAAACCATAGTCAGGGGCAAGACACCATCCAGGCCCTCGGAATGGCTCCTGTTCACAACGACGAAGCAGGAGAGCGGCATCATGAGAAAGCAAGCCATTCTCTATTCCTATCGCACAGGCCAATTCATTGCCTTGCCGAAGACGGATCTGAGGAGCTACGATACGTTTTACCAGGACCACACCGATTATAGCTTGAATGAGCAATGGGTATCCTTCGCCTCCATAGACCATGAGGGGATCACCGTCCTCAGGTATGATTTGGCGAGCGGCAAGCCCTTGCCCGGTGAGCTTCGTCTGACCGCCGAACTGCTTGGGGGCAAATACATCGGCGCGATGGTCATAGAACAGCAGCGGGTCTATGCGATGATCTATGATGATATTCTGATGCCTGAACATAAGATGATCCTCGTAGCTGTCGATGCTGTCACCGGAGAGGTTCTCTACCGTGGAAAGCTTGTCCCTTCTGGCAGAGGGCAAGCGGATATGAATCGCCTGAATGTCAGTCTGCGCCCTTATTGATCATACGATCTTTTGTGTAAAGCGACAGATAAATAGGCAGGGAATGGAGAGGAGAGAGGGAGATGAAGCGTTACCTATGGACAGGGTTCCTTGGCGTCTTTGCTATGGTCTCAATCGTGGGCTATTACCTGTTCGGAGCGTCGGGGGGCCTGCCTGATTTTAAGCTGGTGAAGCTGGAGGGAGCCGTGTCAGAGGAGGAGCAGCGGATGAAGCTCCATGGGCAATATTTGGTTAGCTCTCGCACAGAATTTAAGTCGTTGTTCATTACCCCTCAAGGTGCAGAATACTTTCTCCGCAGATTTTTTTCCAGTACAGGTACGGGTGGTGTGTCTGCCAGTTCACTTGACAGCTATGATGATCTGGCAGAGCTGAAGGGCCAATATCGTTCATTTATGAGGGCGAAACGCAATATCAACGGCTTCTACAAGGATGAGCGATGGCTTATCCATGGGGATATAGAAACGCACGAAGATTCAGACAAGGGGCAAGACCCTATGCTGCAACTGGAAGCGCTTGACCTGGCGACTGGCAAGACGAAACGATTGGAGCAGCGGCTGGCTGATCAGACAGAAGACTCCTCAATGGAAGTAAAGGATGTGCAACTGTTGGAGGATGAACTGCATGTATTAACGAGAGAGGGACGCATCCTGAATGAGTACATTTTTGATTTCCCCGAGGGAGTATTGATCGGCCAGCGCAGGCTGGAGTATCCTGAGGGACTGCATACCATTGTAAGGGGCGAGACGCGCTCCAAGCCCTCGGAATGGCTCCTGTTCACTACGTCGGAGCGGGTAGCGGGGACAGCAGCCGTTCACGAGCCACAGGAGCTGGATCGAATGAGAGAACAGATCGCCTTAGGGAATCACTCGGTCATGAGAAATCCAAGCGCCACAAGAATGCAAGCCATTCTCTATTCTTATCGCACAGGTCAATTCGTTTCGCTGCCGAAGGTTTACCTGTACAATACGGTACAGCAGGATAATGCCCAATATAGCTTGGATGAGGAAGGGGTAACCTTCGCTTCCGTTGACGATGGAGAAATAACGATCATCAGGTATGATCTGGAGAGCGGCAAGCCATTTACCGATGAGCTGCGTCTGCCTGCGGAGCGGCTTGGAGGCGAAGTTATCGGGCAGATCGCCATAGAACAGCAGCGAATCTACGCGTTGATCTACGATGCTGAACGGAAGCCAGAGCATAAGATCATCCTGGCGATGATCGATGCAGTCACCGGAGACGTTCTCTATCGCGGACAGGTTCTCCCGTCTGGCAGCGAGCAAGCGGACATGGAGCGCCTGGATGTCAAGCTCCGTCCTTACTATTAAACACAATCTCTCGTCAGATGCCAGCAAGATTCAAGACCGAATGGATAGGGTAAAAAATGGCATCCTAATGATGCGGGGAAGGGCTGTGGCAACACTGGAGTTCTTCCATGCTGCGCAACAGAAAGGGGCACTGACCGATGAGAAGGAAGTATAGCATGACCATGCTGACCATGTTGCTGCTTGTGTTGCTGCTTATGCTCACAGGCTGCCAGAATACGAAGCAGTCGGAGCTCGTAGAGGAAGCGGGCAGAGGCGGGGTGCCGCCAGCTTCATCGGAATCGGGGCAGCAGGGCGGCTCGGCGGCTGCGCCGGAGCAGGGGACAGCAACGGATGGTGGTGGGGCAGGCTATATGCCGACAGGCCGTGTAACGGCTTTGCGCCTCGCGGACGCGGATACAGGCTGGATCGGCGGGGAAGGCTGGATTGCGTGGACCGATGACAAAGGCAAGCAATGGCAGCGGCAATATGAAGGAAGCGGCACGGTTGCCCAGCTATTTGCCTTGAATGCCGAGCAAGCGTGGGCGACGCTCCGCACGAACGGCCAGGTAACGGGCGGCTCGCTGAAGCTGCTTCATACCTCGGATGGCGGAAAGAGCTGGCGGAATGCGGGAGAGGTTCCGAATGACGGGTTCTTGCATTTCGTCACTCCGGAGGAGGGGCTAAGCGGACGTGCTCATACGACAGACGGAGGCGCGACCTGGTCGGAGCTGTCGGTGCCGGAGGGCATCGCTGGAGACCCGTATTTCAATACGGCCAGCTATGGTTGGGCGGTGACGGTTCGCGGCGGGAACATGCAGATTATGCACACGGCGGACGGCGGTCGTACCTGGACAAGCTCATTGTCGCGCCAACTGGAGACTGACATTACGGCAACGATCATCCGCTCGGGAGGCACAGGCGATGCATGGGTGGAGCTGGTCGGCGATACCGGCATGACGCAGACATCGTATTCGCTGCTTCATACCGCAGATGGTGGGCAGACCTGGCGGACGGTAATCAACCAATCGACCGCTGGCGGCGGCCCGGCGCCGGGCGTGTCCGCTGAAGAGAAGGCTGCGGGACGTAATGAGGGCAATGCACCGGGGGCGCTCTACGTGGTGGATAGCCAAACTGCTTATATGGGCGGCGTGTGCATGGCATGTGATGAGCCGAATTCGGTCGGCTGGACGCAGGATGGCGGGCGGAGCTGGAGCAGTGGCAGCCAGCGGCTAGCCGGATACGGAGAGCAGTTGCTGGGCTTCGCTGATGCATCCCGAGGGTGGCTGATCACCAATGATGCACAGGCGCCATCGGTGCTGTATGTGACGGAGGATGGAGGCAGAACATGGACGCAAGCGACGAAGTTTGCTTCCGCCTCCGGCAGCTCATAGCCTCCAAGCAGGCATCACACGTAGCATCTGATCGGCACACCGACCACTCGGCTCCAGCGGAGGCACGTCGCAGGCGGTGTGCCGAGCGGAATAGATCTGCATGAACGCAGCGCCGTTCCCATCCTGCTTCGGCAGGGAGGGGACGGCGCTGCTGTTATTGTGTCTTATGAAGGCATATAAGCCAGGCAAGGCCTGGGACTGCAGTCATCGAGGACGGGGACGTTGGCAGATGCTCGAAGCCCCACTCGATGAAGTTGCGGCAACAAGGCCGCCTGCGTCTCTGGCTAAGACGAAGGCTTCAGGCCGGCAAGCTCGCCATTGCCACGGATGGCGGCCGCCTGATGCTGTGGATTAGGGTGGAAGAAGCCTTCACCCGAGAAGGCTTTGCCGCCAACTGTAATGCCTTGCAGCGTCACTGCAATATCATCGCTGCGGCTGAAGTCGCTCAGCAGCTTCTGCTGGGTGATGCCATTGGCATCAATATACCATAGCCGTGACCCCATATCCGTCACGACGACCAGGCGGGCGGATGAGAAGTCCAGCTTCTCGCTTTTGCCATGCTGCTCGATTCGAAGCTCAATCAGCTCATATTGCTCCATCTTATATCCTCCCGGTTCAGTCATAATGCCGTTGATTGTGTATCGATTTCCTCAAAGGTCAGGCCAGCGTGTTCAACATTACATAGGGATGAACAGACCCGGCCCCCTGCTGCTTACACACGTATACTGATTGTAAAATGATGTCTGTATATTTGCAACTTATGTGCGGGTGGAAGCGTCTGGGAAATAACAAGAGATAAAGGGGGCTGTTCCAGTGAAGGGGAGAAGGTTAAGGGGTTCGATACATCAGGGTGCGGGGACGAAGGATCACGAAGGGAAAGCCGATTCAAGGCGAAGGCGTTACAATCACGGGGTCACTCATGCTAGCCGGAATCAACGGGTTCAGCATGGATGTGGATGGAGGCTGCTTGTTCTGCTCTGTCTACTCGCTATGGCTGCAGCGGGCTGCAGCTCTGGTGCCAGCGACACTGTGCCTCTATCCTCTCCCGCACGGGGAGAAATGTCCTCTAGTGCGTTACAGCGTGTGGAAACGAAAGCAGACGACTCCACACGCAATGAAGCTTCAGAGCCGATGCCAGCCGCAGACAAGGCCATACAAGGAGCAGTGGGAGGACAGCAGGGACCGGAGCCGCGAGCGGGGCAACTGACCGCAGGGGAATGGACAGATGTGTTGAATTGGGGCGAGTGGCTGGACAAACTCAACGGCAAGGAAGGCGCGGATGCGTTGCAGGTATGGGGAATGTATCCGTTGCACCGGTTGGTCATTGAGGTGAAGTCAGGCGACAGCCCGGCCGCGGATGTCAAGGTGGCAGTGAAGCATCCCGATGGTGAGGTGATGTGGGAGAGCCGGACGGATCTGCAGGGTCGGGCATACGCTTATCCACTGCTATTCGA contains:
- the pulA gene encoding type I pullulanase, yielding MAVQKKPERPLDYGRTSTGITVFSPAFDAHYAYSGDDLGCSYSPQQTRFVLWAPTAEEAFVVLYDGDDDMAGHTIAMMREERGVWRTAVSDDLDGRQYNYRVKVGEQWNEGTDPYARAVSINGRRGVVIDLGKTNPTGWEQDQRPPFAHMQDAVIYELHVRDLTSHPLSGADHPGSYAAAAQTGTRGPDGIPTGLDHIASLGVTHVQLLPVFDYSEDSVDESDPRASYNWGYDPKNYNVPEGSYATDPYDPATRIRELKSLVQALHAKGLRVIMDVVYNHMYDAYRCNFTQLVPGYYFRYADPHGQELADGSGCGNETASERAMMRKFIVESVVYWAQEYHIDGFRFDLMGLHDLETMNAVRARLEQIDPHMLITGEGWIMGSTLHPELGANQRYAAVLPRIAQFNDGLRDALKGSIFSPAARGFISGQDGMEQRVKSGIAAAITYDEPIRGYADSPAQCLNFAECHDNHTLWDKLAISNPDEEEAARVRMQQLAAAIVLTAQGIPFLHAGQEFMRTKQGVENSYQSPDEINGLDWERCARYQAEVEEIRRLIALRKEHPAFRLRSAQAIRASLFFEDAPPLAIAYTLRNHAGSDPSQHLYVLYNGSRDTISLRLPQLGQWEALWCPYGQLTQDEHGLLLEASGSSCTIVHIR
- a CDS encoding GntR family transcriptional regulator, with amino-acid sequence MKTEGGWENVVFNSRDPVYLQVVRHFKEQIVTGRLRAGQVIPSRRELGALLKINPNTAQRAYKEMEECQLIVTEGNSPSRITSEENVLRAIRTELLSEAVEAFVSSVAKIDVPLDELVELVKSKYEQAQANPRTAPVNTGEGGSPHD
- a CDS encoding ATP-binding cassette domain-containing protein; translation: MIEIHQLCKHYRKRPVLQEVTFTVEKGQITCLIGMNGAGKSTIMKAIAGLLPVTSGHIRIDGQPLHQSTYEKLAFIPDHLTMPSGMKLSEGLQFMADFYASWDRERAGELMRFFRLEDGERVGNLSKGTASKYNLVLGLGQQTDYVLMDEPFSGIDLFSREQIAEVFSSELIEERGVLLTTHEVSEMEYLIDKAVILLGGKVHMELDCEQMRSEQGKSLVDLMREVYAS